CGCGGCCCCGCTCGGCGAGTCTCTGCGCTACCTTGTCGATGTGCCCTTCGATTCGCGCGGCAAGGTGCCCAAACTGAAGAACCGCGAAGTCATACTGTTCGCCCGCAGCGTCCCAGGCCGTCCTTCCGAACTTCAATTATCCGGCGAACCGGCGCAGCACTTTTATTCGCCTGAGTTTGAATCGCGTCTACGCCCAATCCTAACCGAACTGGCCGCGCCTGATTCGCCGCCGGTTGTGACGGGTGTGCGCGATGCCTTATCGGTACCCGGCAATCTGACCGGCGAATCAGAGACGCAGATATTTCTAGATACGCAAACTGGTGCGCCTGTATCGATCGCAGTTCTGCGGCGGCCGGGGCGTCCGGTAGCATGGGGCGTTTCCTGGGGAGAGATCATCGATCAATCCGCCCGCCCACCAGCTCCCGAATCGCTTGAGTGGTATCGGCTCGCCTGCGCATTGCCCGCGCGCTTGCCGTCCGAGGCCAATTTGTCGTCCAATGGCGCTTCGCGGACACAAGCTGAGCGTGACTATCAATTCGTGATGGGGGCATTGGGGCCCTGCTCGCGCGGTTGAGAGAAAGCTGACCTAGCGCGTCGCCAAGACAAATTGGTTCCCACAGGCCCTATGCCCGCGCTAGAGCGGTACGCGATGAAAGAGCCCTTCAAATATACATTTCGTGTGCGCTATGCCGAAGTCGACCCGCAGGCGGTCGTCTTCAATTCGCGCTATCTCGAATATGCCGACATCATGGTGACGGAATTTTTCCGTGATGCACGCAGTCGCGGCATGCCGGAAGATCTGGAATTCCATGTCCGCCGCGCCGAAGTGGATTACCTTGCGCCAATGCGAGTCGATGAGTTGATCGAGGGACGCATCAGCATTCCCAGGATCGGCAATTCGAGCATGGAACAACATATCACTTTGCACGGTGCTGACGATGATTCGCTCCGGGCAGAGATAAGGCTGGTTGCGGTGATGGTCGATTTGCCGACCGGCAAGCCAGAGCGTATTCCTGATAGTGCACGCGCAGCCTTTGGGCATCCCGTGACGGAGAATGTCGATGGCTGATACCTTGCGCATTGGGCTTGCGGGCCTGGGAACCGTTGGCGTGGGGGTGATCCGTCTTCTTGAGAAGAACCGCGAATTGCTGACGGCGCGTGCGGGAACGCAGTTGCAAGTCACAGCCGTCAGCGCAAAAAGCCGCGGCAAGGACCGGGGGGTCGATCTCTCAACATATGCGTGGGAAGACGATCCGGTCGCGCTTGCCGGGCGCGACGATGTCGACGTGGTCGTAGAACTGATCGGCGGTTCGGATGGACCAGCTCTGGCGTTGGCTGAGACCGCTCTGGCGTCTGGCAAGGCCTTTGTGACTGCCAACAAGGCAATGATAGCACATCACGGGCTTTCGCTGGCGACCACTGCCGAAGCGCAAGACGTCGCGTTAAAATTTGAAGCCGCGGTTGCTGGAGGTATTCCGGTGGTGAAGGGTCTGCGCGAAGGCACTTCGGCCAATGAGTTGGCGAGCATATACGGTATCCTCAACGGTACGTGTAATTACATCCTGTCTACCATGGAAGACACGGGTGCTGACTTTGCCAACGTTCTGGCCGAAGCGCAGGCGAAGGGCTTTGCAGAGGCGGATCCTACTTTCGACATCGAAGGAATTGATGCGGCCCACAAACTGGCCATTCTGGCAGCCATCGGCTTTGGTGCGAAACTGGATTTCGACGCCGTCCGTGTCACCGGTATCACGCGTGTTGGCGCAGCCGACATCGCGCAGGCCGATGCGCTTGGTTTTGTTATCCGTCTGATCGCTCAGGCGGATGTCGAACACACGGCAGAGGGCGACCGTTTGCTGCAGCGCGTGAGGCCATGCCTCGTATCGAAGGCGCATCCGCTAAGCGGCGTTGATGGCCCCACCAACGCGGTCGTGGCCGAGGGCAATTTTTCTGGCCGTTTGCTGTTCCAGGGCGCAGGCGCGGGCGAAGGTCCAACCGCCAGCGCGGTTGTGGCTGACCTGATCGACATCGCTCGCGATGAAGTTGGGGCGCCTTTCTCTATTCCGGTGGCAAACCTCTCAGCCATGGCACCTGCCGAATCGGGCGAACGGCTGGAGCGTACTTATCTGCGTTTCACTGTAGCCGATCGTCCGGGCGTCTTGGCAGAAATCACCGCTGCGATGCGCGATGCAGGCGTCTCTATCGAAAGCCTCATTCAGAAAGGCCGCGCTGAGGAAGGGGGCGAAGTGCTGGTTGCGATGGTCACGCATGAGGGCCCCGAACGTTCAGTGCGAAAAGCGATCACTCTTCTCGAAGGCTCTGACAGCCTGACAGCCCCGCCTCTGGTTCTGCCTATTCTTCCTGATTAGGATTGGTTTCGGACTTGTTTGCGTCTTCTGCGCTAGTAGCGATTGCCGTTCCTTCAGCATTACCGAGCGGGGGCAAACCTCGGGCAATGCGGTCCGCATCGGATCCGGCAGGGGCCTGAGGCAACGCAGTTACGTCAATGATGAGAGCCGGCGGTGGAGGGCACTTTTGTATCCCCGGCAGGCAACCGCGAATCGTCCCTCCACCACCTGGCGCGTGTTTGCCGGTGATACCTTCACCAGCGACTTCGACGGGTTGCTGCCCTTGCGTGCGCTTGGCATAATCCTTTTCCCACTTCTCCTTGTCGAAACCGCTGGCCGCCGCGTCATTGCGCTTGCGACACACGACAATCGTCCTTGAAACAGTAGCCGCGTCAATCTCTTCTTCGCATCTTTCCAAGTCGAAAGAATCCATGTCGCTATTGTCGCGAAGGGTCAGGTCCAGCACCCCGCCTTCGGGCTGAGTGACAGCGTCTTCCTGATCGGGAGGACCGGCTTGTTGCCCGTTGTCTTGAGCCCAAGCGGCTTGGCTCATCCCTGCCAGCAAAGGCAGAACATACCTTATGAGATACTTCATCTATTCAGGTGCCGATGCGTCAGCGTTCTGATCAGATGGGGGGGGCTGAAGGATCACGCTGGGAGCAGGCAAGCCAAGGTCGGCTTGGCTGACAACTCCATCTTCGTCATCATCATTCTCGATTGGCTGAAGTCCGCGCGCGATTCGGTCTGCATCAGAGCCAGCCGGCGCCTCGGGCAAGGCCTCTACATCAATGATCAGAGCCGGCGGCGGAGGGCATGGGGGGATGATGCAGCCAGTAATTGTCACGCCTGTCCCTATTAGTGCTGGATGCCCAGTGATGCCCTCGCCCGCTACATCGGGGGTGGGAATGGCGTCAGCATATTGCGTTTCCCGCGCGTAACGGTCGCGTGCACTATCGCGGCTCCCGCTGTAATAATTCGAATTGTCTTCCACGATCTCGCGGCAAACCACAATCGTGCCAGAGATCGTTGAAGCGTCCTGCTCCTCCTCGCATTGCTCGATACGTCGCTTATCGACAGGGCCGTCAGGAATCTCGACCAACAGGTCGACTTTTTCGGTTCGTTCAATCGGTTCGATATCGATTGGCTGCCGGACGGGGGGAGGGGGTGGTGTGTATTCAGGCGCAACTTCTTGTGCGACTGCCGGAGTCAGAATAGCCCAGACCAAAAGCAATGGGGTGCTTTTCCCGGTCCACCATGCGGGTCTGCTCGACAAGCGCCGCTCCTTCTGTTTAGGGCATCTGCCAAGACACACGTCAGGGACTGAATTGCTCATGAACACCGATCTTCTCGCTCAAAAGGAAACTGGAAGCAACGCGCTTGATCGCGTTTTGGTGCTGGAAATGGTACGCGTCACCGAAGCGGCCGCGGTTGCAGCATCGCAACTGATCGGGCGCGGCGACGAAAAGGCAGCGGATGCCGCTGCTGTCGAAGCGATGCGACGCGCATTCGATACGCTCTATATGGACGGAACGGTTGTGATCGGCGAAGGCGAGCGAGACGAGGCGCCAATGCTATATATTGGTGAAAAGGTTGGTGGCGCTCCCGGAAAGGGGCCGAAGATCGACATTGCTTTGGATCCGCTCGAAGGCACAACCATCACAGCTAAAGCTGGCCCGAACGCGCTTGCGGTTCTGGCCGCGGCAGAAGAGGGCAACCTATTGAACGCGCCCGACACCTATATGGACAAGATCGCGGTCGGCCCTGGCTATCCCCCCGATGTGATTGATCTCGCGAAATCGCCGACGGATAATGTGAAGTCGGTCGCGGCAGCAAAGGGAGTTGAGCCGCACGAAATCATTGTCTGTGTGCTTGATCGTCCGCGTCATGCAGACCTGATCGCAGAACTGCGTGGCCTCGGTTGTGGCGTAGTGCTGATCGGCGACGGCGATGTCGCTGGCGTCATCGCGGTGACGGACGAAGATACCACGATCGATATGTACATGGGCCAGGGCGGTGCACCTGAAGGTGTATTGGCGGCGGCTGCGTTGCGCTGCGTTGGTGGACAGTTCAATGGCCGGCTCGTGTTCCGCAACGAGGACGAAAAGGCGCGTGCGCGCAAATGGGGCATCGAAGATCTGGACCGGATCTACAAGCTTGAAGACCTCGCAAAGGGCGACTGCATCTTTGCCGCGACGGGGGTCACATCCGGATCTTTGCTGGACGGCGTTAAGCGACTGCGCGGGGGCAAGATGACCACCCACAGCGTCGTGATGCGGGCCAGCTCTGGCACTGTCCGTTGGATCAGAGGTGAGCACCGCGTGAAATAACACGCACTGATCTCAATGATTCAGCCCCCTTTGCGGCTTGGGCTTTGTCTGCCAAATAGCGGGCATGACAGGGACAAGTTCGCTCACTCCGATACCGCAACCACCCGGCAAGCCGCTGGTCGGCAATGCTTTGACGGTTGATGCCAATCGGCAGATCCAGTCGTTGATGGAACTGGCCGATGAGTATGGTCCTATCTTCCAGCTCGATATGATGGGCACGCCGCTCGTTATCGTGTCGGGAGCTGATCTGGTTGCCGAAGTGTGTGATGAGAAGCGCTTCGACAAATCGGTGCGCGGCCCTTTGAAACGACTTCGCCTGATTGGCGGTGACGGGCTCTTTACTGGAGATACCGACGATCCGAATTGGGCCAAGGCACATAACATCTTGCTGCCGTCCTTCAGCCAAAAGGCAATGGGCAGCTATCTGCCCATGATGACCGACATCGCCAGCCAGCTGGTCATGAAGTGGGAGCGGATGAATTCGGACGACGTGATCGATGTACCAAAGGACATGATCCGTCTGACGCTCGACACGATCGGCGTGTGCGGTTTCGGATATCGGTTCAATTCCTTCTACCGCGAGGATTTCCACCCTTTCATCGCAGCGCTCACCCGCACGCTTGAGACGACGCAGAAGCTGCGAGGAATTCCGGGCGAAAAGCTGCTGAAGCGGCAGCAGATTGAGCAGCTGCACGTAGACGCGCGCTACATGAACAATCTCGTCGACGAGATTATTGCAGAGCGCCGGAACGCTGGCAGCGAGGGCCCAGAAGACCTGCTCGACTTCATGTTGTCAGGGCGCGATGCCCTGACCGGCGAACGCTTGTCGGACGAGAATATCCGTTTTCAGATCAACACTTTCCTGATCGCCGGGCATGAAACGACATCGGGCCTCCTGTCATTCACGCTCTATTACCTGCTGAAGAACCGGGACGTGCTGAAACGTGCCTATGCCGAAGTGGACGAAGTGCTGGGCCGGAATATCGACCAGACACCAACGCTGAAACAGATCGGCCAGCTGCCCTATATTCGCGCGATCCTGTTCGAGGCATTGCGGCTTTGGCCAACCGCACCCGCTTTCGGCCTGGCGCCGTTCAAGGATGAGCTTCTGGGCGGAAAATATGCGATTCCGCAGGGCACGTTTACCACTGTGCTGATCCCATCACTGCATCGCGACAAGAGCGTGTGGGGTGACAATCCGGGGGAGTTCAACCCGGATAATTTCAGCGCTGAGGCAGAGGCTGCACGGCCAGCGCATGCTTACAAGCCATTCGGTAATGGCCAGCGCGCCTGCATCGGACGGCAATTTGCGATTCAGGAATCGATTCTGGTGCTGGCGATGATCCTGCAGCGCTTCCAGCTGTTCGACCACACCAATTACCAGCTCGACATCAAGGAAACGCTGTCCATCAAGCCCGACGAGTTTTTCATCAAGGCGCGGCTGCGGGAAGATGTCGAACGCGGCGGGTCAACTGCCCTGACTGACGATGAGAAGGATTCCGGCGCTGCCATCGCCGCTCCCGTACCTTCCCACGGTACGCCGCTGTTGGTGCTCTACGGCTCCAATCTGGGCTCAAGTGAGAGCTTTGCGCGCGAACTGGCGCAGCGCGGCGAATTTGGTGGCTTTGACGTAACCTTGGCAGAGCTTGATGCATTCGTCGGCAAGCTGCCGGACGCAGGCGCGGTGGCAATAGCGTGCGCGTCCTATAATGGCATGCCGCCAGACAACGCGGCGAAGTTTGTGAACTGGTTGGAGGATCTCGAAACGACATCAATACCGCTCAAGGGGGTCTGTTATTTCGTTCTCGGCTGCGGGAACAGCGATTGGGCGGCAACCTTTCAGGATGTCCCGCGTAAAATCGACGCAGCGATGGAAGCTGCCGGTGCGAAGCGGATCGTCGTCACCGAAGAGCTGGATGCGCGCGGCGACGTCGACACGCAGTTCCATGATTGGCTGGATGATCTGTTGCCGAAAGTCGCCGGCGCATTCGGCATTGATCTGGAACTGGCAGCCGTCGAGGACGCCGAGCCGCTTTATACTGTCGAGATAACTGACAGTGTCACTGCCAACCCCGTGGCAGAGGGGCTGGGCGCGCACGAAGTTACCGTGCTCCGCAATGTCGAGCTGAAGAATCTCCAGATCGATGATCCCCGTTCGACCCGTCACATTGAGGTGAAGCTGGCAGAGGGCATGAGCTACCAGCCGGGCGATCACTTATGCGTCGTGCCGGTCAATGACGAAAAGGTTGTTGAACGACTGCTCAATCGTTTCAACCTCGATCGGGACACCTACATCCGGGTCGAATCGCGCAGCGAAATGCGCGGGCCATTCCCCAGCGGCAGCACCTTTTCCGTGTTGCGACTGGCGGAGAAGGCAGGCGAGCTGCAAGCCGTCGCGACGCGCAAGGATTGCGCGATGCTGGCCCGCTTTGTCGAATGTCCAAACTCGAAATCGGCGCTCGAGGCACTAGCTAAGCCAGCCGGTGAAGACGGCACCGATCTATACGCGACCGAAGTGCTGGCAAAGCGCAAATCGGTGCTCGATCTGTTGGAAGAGTTCCCGGCATGCGATTTACCGCTCGGCGTATTCCTCGAACTCATTCCCTATATGAGCCCGCGTTATTATTCGATTTCGTCGGCGCCCGACGCCGCGCCGGGACAGTGCTCTATCACTGTCGGCGTGGTGAAGGGGCCTGCACTGTCGGGCAAAGGCACGTTCAAGGGAACATGCTCGAATTACCTCGCAGAGCTTCAACCTGGGGATACGTTTAGAGCCATCGTGCGCAAGCCAACGGCGGATTTCCGGCTGCCAGACGATCCTGCGCAGCCTATCATCATGGTCGGCCCCGGCACCGGTATCGCGCCGTTCCGCGGCTTCCTGCAGCAGCGTGCTTTGATGAAGGAGCAGAGCAAGGCGCTGGGAGATGCCATGTTGTTCTTCGGCTGCCGACACCCCGATCACGACTTCCTCTATCGTGAAGAGCTGGAGCAATATGCCGCAAATGGCATCGTCAATTTGCAAACGGCTTTTTCCCGTGCAGAGAGCGGGCGTACCTATGTTCAGGATCTGATTGCGCAGCAGGCCGATCAGGTGTGGGATCTGATTGAGCGGAGTGCGCGAATCTACATCTGCGGCGACGGAGCGAAGATGGAGCCTGATGTGCGGCGCGCACTGGTCGCGATCCTCGCTGACAAGCGCGATTGCAGCAGCGAAGAGGCCGCCGCTGAAGTCGACAAGATGATTGACGATGGGCGCTATGCGCTCGACGTGTGGGTCGGTTAAGTCATCAATCAGGGCGCGCAGTTGAGGACAAGTCTGTGATGCACTCTGTTGCGTTTCCATGACTCTCCGCTAGGCGGGTTCAACCAGATGTTTTGGGGGATTCGCGACTCATGAAGATCATGTCCGGCAACTCGAACTTGCCGCTCGCTAGGGCGATTGCCGCCTATCTGGAACTCCCGCTTACGGATGCTAGTGTCCGCCGGTTTGCCGATGAAGAGGTCTTCATCGAGATCAATGAGAATGTTCGCGGCGAAGATGTGTTCATCCTTCAGTCGACAAGCTTTCCGGCCAACGACAACCTGATGGAATTGTTGATCGGGATAGATGCGCTACGTCGTGCATCGGCTCGCCGGATCACTGCGGTAGTCCCTTATTTCGGTTATGCCCGCCAAGACCGGAAACCCGGACCGCGCACGCCGATCTCTGCCAAACTGGTAGCGAACCTTATCACAGAAGCCGGTGCGGATCGCGTGCTGGCGGTGGACCTGCATGCGGGGCAGATTCAGGGCTTTTTCGATATTCCGACTGACAACCTCTATGCTGCGCCAACTATGGCGGCTGATATTCAAGCCCGTTATGGCGACCAGGACCTGATGGTGGTCAGTCCTGACGTCGGTGGTGTGGTGCGCGCACGGGCGCTGGCCAAACGCCTCGACAACGCTCCGCTTGCCATCGTTGACAAACGCCGCGATCGTCCCGGCGAAAGCGAAGTCATGAACATCATCGGCGATGTGAAGGGCCGACACTGTATTCTGATCGACGATATCGTCGACTCAGGGGGCACGCTCTGTAACGCGGCGCAAGCGCTACTCGATCAGGGCGCCAACAGCGTCGCTGCTTATATTACGCACGGCGTTTTGTCTGGCGGTGCTGTGGCTCGTGTCGATGGCTCCGCCTTGAAGGAACTGGTGATCACTGACACAATCCGCCCAACCGAAGCCGCCGAGGCGTCAGAACGTATTAGGGTTCTGACAATTGCTCCGCTGATCGGTGAAGCGGTGCGCCGGATTGCTGACGAAAGCTCGGTCAGCTCTTTGTTCGACTGACCGGCCACCAAGAGAGCCGGAACCAACATCAACCTTGTTTCGGCAGGAACGGCTTACGCATCCAAGGCCGCACTGCCCCCGGGGCGATACGGTCAAGTAGTTCAAGCCGGCGCGCTTGTCGTATCTCGAGACTAAGCGTGAGAAGGGCATTTCGTTCCGCCCGAAATGCGTGTGGTGTTAACCCGAAAAAGCGTGTGAATTCATGAATTTGATGCGACTGGTCGAAGAAGCGCAAGAAGATCTCCTCTTCCGCCTCATCTGCCACGCCGCACAATCGTGCCGCGAGATCAAGAATTCGCGCTCGCCGCAAGACTTGCTTGGGTGTCAGGCCAAAGTCGCGTCGGATCGTGCGTTGTAGCGTTCGCGTGGTGACGCAATGTTGGTCTGCAAAGTCAGTCACAGACTGGTTTGGGTCTGCAAAGGCAGCTTCTTCAAAACGTTGTGACAAGGGGTCAGGCAGTGGGGCTTCACTGCGAACAATGTGCTGCCGCAGCCAATGCTCGAGTTTTTCCAGCCAAGTGCTTGCCTCAATTCCCGGATGATAGAGCCCTGTCACCTCTTTGTCGGGAATGCCAATCTCATTAAAGTAACTGATCCGTTGCAACATTGTGCCATCATTCACCCCGAACAAAGCGCGCATTGCCCCTGGTCGCAGCATCATGCCAGCGACCTTGATGGGGCCTTTGTATTGGAGGGGCATGGCATGATCATGCTGGCCGCACAGAAACGTCTGTCCGGAGATGTCCATCGTTCGATCAGCCGTTTCGACGGTCCAATGTGCGTCGACTGCAGTGCGAACATAGGCGGCATCGTTGCACAGTACACCGTTCGCAGCGGCATCAGGCGTGGCATGAGTGATCGCCACCATCACGCGGCCAACCCAAGGCGAAAGATCATCCGCTGGTGAGCGGTTGAAAGACAAGGGTACGCCTTCGTTGCTTTCCCCCGTTTCAGGGAGATGGGCTTGATTGTCGTTGGGTGCCAGTGTCAGTTAACCTCTAAAACAAACCACGGGCGGAGCTCGCCCGGGGCAATTCGGTGAAGCTCTTCCAGTCGCCGCGCTTGCCGCTGTTCCAGTGTGATCGTCAGCAGCGGACGAGGCTGCGCGCGGAACTTGTGCGGCGTCACGCCAAAGAACGATGTGAAGTCGCGGATAAAATGCGACTGATCGAAATACCGCAGCATCATTTCGTTTTCCTCATCCTTGTCTGCCACGCCGCAAAGCAACGCTGCCACATCCAGGGCACGCGCTCGGCGCATGACGGTGCGGGGCGTCAGACCGAAATCGCGTTTCACGACACGCTCAAGCTTGCGCAGACTAATGTTGTGGCTTTCGGCAAAATCGGCCAGCGACTGGTTTGGATCTTCGAAAGCAGCGAGTTCGAATGCAGTGGCAATCGGGTCGGGCGGATCAGGGTCGACGCGCGCGATATAGCGTCGCAGCGCTTCTTCCATGGCCAAGTTCCAGTCCGTTGGCGCATGCTTATCGGAGAACACATCTTGAATGTCGTTGGCTAGCAATCCGAAGATATCAACGCGCTCAATATGATCCACGATGTCGTCAGCTCTGCGTCGGGTAAGCGCATAGAAAGCACCTGCGCGCAGGCCAAATCCGGCCGACATGATATCGCCGGTGCAGGAGAGCGGCATGAACTTCGAATGCTGACCGAATTGCAGCACTTCATTTTCGTAGGTCCCATGCCCTTCAGCAGTCATCGCTGTCCATCGGCCATTGAAGATGTAACGGGTATAGACCAGGTCATTACACATCCCGCAGGCTATTAGCATATCGGGATCGTTTGTTGCCTTGGCAGAGACCAGGCGCGCGACCCATGGGTCAAGGTCTTCACTGGCCGCTCGGTTCTCCGACAGTGGCAAACCATCGCGTGACGCACCAGAAAGAGGTGCCAGATTTCGACGCCAAATTTCGGCGTCCTTATCCTTTGCCATCGGATGCGCCCCCCCAACTACATCGAACCGGGCGTATAACCGATTCCTCGGAATTTCTCCTAAAACCCGGACTTTGCCTCTTTATCAGCCCAGTTTGCGCCAAGGCAAGTCACCACCCGGATCGATCCGGCCCAGCACTTCCATCCGCCTTGCCTGGCGGGCCTCCAAAGCGATCGCGAGCAATGGGTGTTTGTTGGCTGCAAATCGCTTCGGCGTGTTATTGAAAAAGGCGCTGAACTCCCGGATCATGTGTGACTGATCATAATAACGCAGCGCTATGTCCTCGGCTTCGGCTTCGTCCGCCACGCCGGCCAGATGGGCGGCAATATCCAGAGCGCGCGCGCGGCGCAGGACCTGCTTGGGCGTTTGGCCGTATGCTTTCTTGATCATCCGTTCGAGTCTGCGCCGTTCGATCGCATGTTCGCGTGCGAAATCACCCAGCATTAGATTGGGGTTCGCGAAGCAAGCCTTGTCGAAAGCCTCGACGATGGGATCGGGCTTTTTCGCGCGGGTGGATTCGACCAGTTGGATCAGTAGTTTTTCGGCAACCCTTAGCCATCGCTCAGGTGGGCCTGCCGGGTCGAACCACTCGATCAGCTGGTTGCTATTACCCCAGAGCTGATCACCATAGATGTCATCAAAATAGATGATCCGGTCCAATGTATCTGAGAGCTTCGGGCCGTGAAAAGCGGCAACCGCGCCCGGTTTCAGCGCAACGCCTATCGTGGCAAAACCGCCTCTGATCTGCACCGGCATTATTCTGGACTGCGGACCGAAGAAGGCGGCAGCCCTTTCGTAACGACCGGTGCCATAACGGGTTTGGGCTGTCCATTTACCCCGGAACAATACGCGCAAGATCGGCGTATCGGCGCACAGCCCGCAATCGATCAGGTGATCGTCTGATGCTTCGACATCGACTACGAAAAGTCGGGCCACCCAAGGTGCCAACTCGTCACAGGGAGCCCTGTTGAGTGAAAGCGGTCCGCCCGCCTTGGTCATGCCAAAGCGA
The Altererythrobacter ishigakiensis genome window above contains:
- a CDS encoding ribose-phosphate pyrophosphokinase yields the protein MKIMSGNSNLPLARAIAAYLELPLTDASVRRFADEEVFIEINENVRGEDVFILQSTSFPANDNLMELLIGIDALRRASARRITAVVPYFGYARQDRKPGPRTPISAKLVANLITEAGADRVLAVDLHAGQIQGFFDIPTDNLYAAPTMAADIQARYGDQDLMVVSPDVGGVVRARALAKRLDNAPLAIVDKRRDRPGESEVMNIIGDVKGRHCILIDDIVDSGGTLCNAAQALLDQGANSVAAYITHGVLSGGAVARVDGSALKELVITDTIRPTEAAEASERIRVLTIAPLIGEAVRRIADESSVSSLFD
- a CDS encoding helix-turn-helix domain-containing protein, producing MADDDNRCGDETAMRSRFGMTKAGGPLSLNRAPCDELAPWVARLFVVDVEASDDHLIDCGLCADTPILRVLFRGKWTAQTRYGTGRYERAAAFFGPQSRIMPVQIRGGFATIGVALKPGAVAAFHGPKLSDTLDRIIYFDDIYGDQLWGNSNQLIEWFDPAGPPERWLRVAEKLLIQLVESTRAKKPDPIVEAFDKACFANPNLMLGDFAREHAIERRRLERMIKKAYGQTPKQVLRRARALDIAAHLAGVADEAEAEDIALRYYDQSHMIREFSAFFNNTPKRFAANKHPLLAIALEARQARRMEVLGRIDPGGDLPWRKLG
- a CDS encoding helix-turn-helix domain-containing protein, whose amino-acid sequence is MAKDKDAEIWRRNLAPLSGASRDGLPLSENRAASEDLDPWVARLVSAKATNDPDMLIACGMCNDLVYTRYIFNGRWTAMTAEGHGTYENEVLQFGQHSKFMPLSCTGDIMSAGFGLRAGAFYALTRRRADDIVDHIERVDIFGLLANDIQDVFSDKHAPTDWNLAMEEALRRYIARVDPDPPDPIATAFELAAFEDPNQSLADFAESHNISLRKLERVVKRDFGLTPRTVMRRARALDVAALLCGVADKDEENEMMLRYFDQSHFIRDFTSFFGVTPHKFRAQPRPLLTITLEQRQARRLEELHRIAPGELRPWFVLEVN
- a CDS encoding homoserine dehydrogenase, whose translation is MADTLRIGLAGLGTVGVGVIRLLEKNRELLTARAGTQLQVTAVSAKSRGKDRGVDLSTYAWEDDPVALAGRDDVDVVVELIGGSDGPALALAETALASGKAFVTANKAMIAHHGLSLATTAEAQDVALKFEAAVAGGIPVVKGLREGTSANELASIYGILNGTCNYILSTMEDTGADFANVLAEAQAKGFAEADPTFDIEGIDAAHKLAILAAIGFGAKLDFDAVRVTGITRVGAADIAQADALGFVIRLIAQADVEHTAEGDRLLQRVRPCLVSKAHPLSGVDGPTNAVVAEGNFSGRLLFQGAGAGEGPTASAVVADLIDIARDEVGAPFSIPVANLSAMAPAESGERLERTYLRFTVADRPGVLAEITAAMRDAGVSIESLIQKGRAEEGGEVLVAMVTHEGPERSVRKAITLLEGSDSLTAPPLVLPILPD
- the glpX gene encoding class II fructose-bisphosphatase, which produces MNTDLLAQKETGSNALDRVLVLEMVRVTEAAAVAASQLIGRGDEKAADAAAVEAMRRAFDTLYMDGTVVIGEGERDEAPMLYIGEKVGGAPGKGPKIDIALDPLEGTTITAKAGPNALAVLAAAEEGNLLNAPDTYMDKIAVGPGYPPDVIDLAKSPTDNVKSVAAAKGVEPHEIIVCVLDRPRHADLIAELRGLGCGVVLIGDGDVAGVIAVTDEDTTIDMYMGQGGAPEGVLAAAALRCVGGQFNGRLVFRNEDEKARARKWGIEDLDRIYKLEDLAKGDCIFAATGVTSGSLLDGVKRLRGGKMTTHSVVMRASSGTVRWIRGEHRVK
- a CDS encoding helix-turn-helix domain-containing protein; this encodes MSFNRSPADDLSPWVGRVMVAITHATPDAAANGVLCNDAAYVRTAVDAHWTVETADRTMDISGQTFLCGQHDHAMPLQYKGPIKVAGMMLRPGAMRALFGVNDGTMLQRISYFNEIGIPDKEVTGLYHPGIEASTWLEKLEHWLRQHIVRSEAPLPDPLSQRFEEAAFADPNQSVTDFADQHCVTTRTLQRTIRRDFGLTPKQVLRRARILDLAARLCGVADEAEEEIFLRFFDQSHQIHEFTRFFGLTPHAFRAERNALLTLSLEIRQARRLELLDRIAPGAVRPWMRKPFLPKQG
- a CDS encoding acyl-CoA thioesterase, which encodes MKEPFKYTFRVRYAEVDPQAVVFNSRYLEYADIMVTEFFRDARSRGMPEDLEFHVRRAEVDYLAPMRVDELIEGRISIPRIGNSSMEQHITLHGADDDSLRAEIRLVAVMVDLPTGKPERIPDSARAAFGHPVTENVDG
- a CDS encoding bifunctional cytochrome P450/NADPH--P450 reductase; the encoded protein is MTGTSSLTPIPQPPGKPLVGNALTVDANRQIQSLMELADEYGPIFQLDMMGTPLVIVSGADLVAEVCDEKRFDKSVRGPLKRLRLIGGDGLFTGDTDDPNWAKAHNILLPSFSQKAMGSYLPMMTDIASQLVMKWERMNSDDVIDVPKDMIRLTLDTIGVCGFGYRFNSFYREDFHPFIAALTRTLETTQKLRGIPGEKLLKRQQIEQLHVDARYMNNLVDEIIAERRNAGSEGPEDLLDFMLSGRDALTGERLSDENIRFQINTFLIAGHETTSGLLSFTLYYLLKNRDVLKRAYAEVDEVLGRNIDQTPTLKQIGQLPYIRAILFEALRLWPTAPAFGLAPFKDELLGGKYAIPQGTFTTVLIPSLHRDKSVWGDNPGEFNPDNFSAEAEAARPAHAYKPFGNGQRACIGRQFAIQESILVLAMILQRFQLFDHTNYQLDIKETLSIKPDEFFIKARLREDVERGGSTALTDDEKDSGAAIAAPVPSHGTPLLVLYGSNLGSSESFARELAQRGEFGGFDVTLAELDAFVGKLPDAGAVAIACASYNGMPPDNAAKFVNWLEDLETTSIPLKGVCYFVLGCGNSDWAATFQDVPRKIDAAMEAAGAKRIVVTEELDARGDVDTQFHDWLDDLLPKVAGAFGIDLELAAVEDAEPLYTVEITDSVTANPVAEGLGAHEVTVLRNVELKNLQIDDPRSTRHIEVKLAEGMSYQPGDHLCVVPVNDEKVVERLLNRFNLDRDTYIRVESRSEMRGPFPSGSTFSVLRLAEKAGELQAVATRKDCAMLARFVECPNSKSALEALAKPAGEDGTDLYATEVLAKRKSVLDLLEEFPACDLPLGVFLELIPYMSPRYYSISSAPDAAPGQCSITVGVVKGPALSGKGTFKGTCSNYLAELQPGDTFRAIVRKPTADFRLPDDPAQPIIMVGPGTGIAPFRGFLQQRALMKEQSKALGDAMLFFGCRHPDHDFLYREELEQYAANGIVNLQTAFSRAESGRTYVQDLIAQQADQVWDLIERSARIYICGDGAKMEPDVRRALVAILADKRDCSSEEAAAEVDKMIDDGRYALDVWVG